Below is a genomic region from Patescibacteria group bacterium.
ACGCCGTAATTTTTGTTATTATAATTTTATTATTAAATTGGCTGGTAAAATCCGGGCAAACTTCTAGAAATAAAAATCAAGAGGAAAATTTCAGCGATTACTATAAGAGCTTATTAGTTAAGTGCGATAAGCAAGACGAAAAAATATATAACTGCTGTTTTGCTTCGGTGGCTTATATGGCGGCCAATAACTTGGAACTGGCCGGCATCGGCTGCCAGCCGGCGTTTAAGCTTAATACTTTCGGCTGCTTAGGCTCTTATAAGTGGTGCGAGATGGTTAGATAATAAAAACAAAAAAATAAAAATCGCCCGATGAATCGAGGCGGTTTTTTTGTTTGCTATTTTTCTGCAAAATGTTATATTAAAAAGGTAAAAATCCCCCCGCCCGCCTCGCAAGCGAAGCGTTGCGGGCAAGGCCCGACCCCCTTTGTCAAAGGGGGCGAGAAAAAATATGAAATTTACCCATCTCCACGTTCATAGCCATTACTCTCTCTTAGACGGATTGACTAAAATTGACGAGTTAATTCAAAAAGCCAAAGATGAAGGCTCTACCAGCCTGGCCTTAACCGACCATGGCGTTATGTATGGCGCCATAGAATTTTATCAAAAATGCAAAAAGGCCGGCATAAAACCGATTATCGGCGTGGAAGCCTATTTAGCGCCCGGGTCACGCCTTGATAAAAACGTCAAAGCCGATGAAAGAAATTATCATCTGGTGCTTTTGGCTAAAAATGAAATCGGCTATAAAAATTTGATTAAACTGACTTCTATCGCGCATTTAGAAGGCTTCTATTATAAGCCGAGGATTGACTGGGAAGTTTTAACCAAGCATAAAGACGGCCTGATCGCCTTAACCGCCTGTTTGGCCGGCGAAATTCCCAAACTGATAACGGCCGATAAATTAGATAAGGCTAAAAAAAGAATTTTAGAATACGCCGAATTATTCGGGTCGGGAAATTTTTATTTGGAACTGCAGAGCCATCCTAACCTTGAAAATCAAGCTAAGGTCAACCGGGCTTTAATAAATTTTTCGCGCGAACTAAATCTGCCTTTAGTAGCGACCAATGACGTCCATTATTTAAATAAAGACGACGACGAAGCGCAGGACGTTTTGCTTTGCCTGCAGACTAAGAAAAAAAAGGAAGATCGGGACAGGATGACGATGATCGGCGGCGATTATTCTTTTCGCGGAGTAAAAGAGATGACCGAGTCTTTTGAGCATGTGCCAGAGGCGATCGCCAACACGGAAACCATCGCCGAAGCCTGCAATTTAGAAATTGAACTGGGTAAAATCCAATTGCCTTATTTTTCCGTTCCGGACGGGCAGAATATTGACGATTATATTGATAATTTATGCCATCAGGGCTTAATTGAGCGCTACGGCAAAAGCTATGGCGAAATTGATCCGGTTATAAGGGAAAGAATGGATTACGAGCTAACCGTCATTAAAAAAATGGGCTGGCCGTCATATTTTTTAATTGTTTCCGACTTTGTCAATTGGGCGAAAAACAATAAAATCGTGGTCGGCCCGGGCCGCGGTTCGGCCGCCGGCTCCCTGGTTTCTTATTTATTAAATATCACCAATATTGATCCGCTTAAATATGATTTATTGTTTGAGCGTTTTTTAAATCCGGACAGAATCTCCATGCCGGATATTGATATGGATTTCGCCGACGCGAGGCGCGACGAGGTTTTAAGATATGTGGAGAATAAATACGGCAAAGACCATGTTTCGCAAATAATCACTTTCGGCACCATGGCGGCGCGGGCCGCGATTCGCGACGTCGGCCGGGTGCTTGGCTATCCTTATGAATTATGCGATAAATTGGCCAAGATGATTCCCATGTTTTCTAAAATCGATCAGGCGGTTAGCGAAATCGGCGAGCTGAAAGAAATTTACAGGACCGATCAGGCGGCCAAGCAGGTTATTGATTATGCCAAACGGCTTGAAGGCGTGGCGCGGCATGCCTCAACCCATGCTTGCGCGGTCATTATCACCAAAGATGCTTTAACCGAGTATGTGCCTCTGCAATACGCTTCTTCCTCGGACCGGACTATTGTCTCGCAGTTTTCCATGCATCCGGTAGAGGATTTAGGGCTTTTAAAAATGGACTTTTTAGGCTTGAAAAATTTAACTATTATTGAGTCGGCCATAAAAATCATTAAAAATACCCGCGGGCTTCTAATTGATATTGATAAAATTCCGCAAGACGATGAGCTGGCTTATAAATTATTTCAAGCCGGGGAAACCACCGGCGTGTTTCAATTTGAATCCAGCGGCATGAAAAGATATTTGCGCGAGCTTAAGCCGACTGAATTTGAAGACATTATCGCCATGGTGGCTTTATACCGCCCCGGGCCCATGGAATGGATTCCTGATTATATTAACGGCAAGCAGGGCAAAAAAAAGCCGAATTATCTGCATCCCAAGCTTGAACCCATACTTTCAAAAACTTATGGCGTGGCGATTTATCAGGAGCAGGTCATGCAGATCGCCCGTGATCTGGCCGGCTTTACCATGGCCGAGGCCGATGTTTTAAGAAAAGCCGTGGGCAAAAAAATCGTTAAGTTATTAGGCGAGCAAAAAGAAAAATTTATTGACGGCTGCGTTAAAAACAGCATTCCCAGCCAGCTGGCCGAAAAGATTTTTTCTTTTATTGAGCCTTTCGCCGGCTACGGCTTTAACCGCTCTCATGCCGCCTGCTACGCTTTAATCGGCTATCAAACCGCTTATTTAAAAGCGCGCTGGCCCACGGAATTTATGGCCGCTCTGCTTACCGCCGACCAGCAGAATACCGACCGCATCGCCATTGAAATTGACGAATGCCGGCATATGGGCATAAAAGTCATGGCGCCGGATATAAACCAATCTTTTGATTCTTTCACTGTGGTAACGTCCGGCACGGAAAAAAATATGGCGGTTAACCCGGATGAAGCGCCGGACACTATCCGCTTCGGGCTCAAAGCCGTGAAAAATATCGGCGACCATATTGCCGAAGAAATAATCATTGAGCGCAAAAAGAACGGGCCGTACAAAGATATTACCGATCTTTTAGAAAGAGTCTGCGATAAAGATTTAAATAAAAAGTCGCTGGAAAGCTTGATCAAATCGGGCGGACTTGATAAATTCGGCGAACGCGGCCGGCTCTTAGGCAACATGGACAACATTTTGGAATTTAACCGCGAAACCACTAAAACAAAATCCAACGGCCAGGTCAGCCTGTTTTCCGATGCCCCGAGCTTGAATTTCAGCCGCCAGCTTAAGCTTGTTTCGGCGCCGGCCGCCACGGGGCGCGAAAAATTAGCTTGGGAAAAAGAACTTTTAGGCCTTTATGTCAGTGAGCATCCTTTTTCCGAGTTTAAGCAATTTTTAAATCAAGCGGTTTTGCCGGTGGCGCGCTTGGCCGAACATAAAGCCGATCAGCAGATTTATGTCGGCGGCGTTATTACCAAGATTAAAAAAATAATTACTCGCTCTAACGAGCCCATGCTGTTCGTTAAGATTGAAGATAATAGCGGCAGTTTGGAAATATTGGTTTTCCCGAGCCTGTTAAAAGAGAATAATTTAATTTGGCAAGAAGGCAAAGTGGTGCTGTGCCAAGGCAAATTATCCGATAAAGACCAGGATCTTAAATTGCTGGCGAATAAAGCGGTTGAGCTTAAAATTGAAACCGCCGGTGAGGCGATAAAAAAATTCACGGCTTCGGGCAACGGGAAAAACAGCCACGAGCCGAGAAAATTTTTTGGTTATCAGCGGCCGAAATCTTATCCGCCGGCTCGCCTCGCTGACCCGCGCTACGCCGAAAGCTTCAGCGAGGCGAGAGCTCCGGCGAAGCGGGCCGGCACAGCGCCGACGGCGAAGCATTTAATTTTTGAAGATGATAATTTATATATAAATTTAAATTCAAGCATCAACGCTTCGGCGCTGGAAAAATTAAAACAAGCGCTTTTAAAAAATAGCGGCGATAAAAAAGTATTTTTTAAATTATCGTCCGGCGCCGGCGCCAATATTAAATTAGTTGAGACCGATTTTAAGGTTGATTACAATAAATTTTTAGTTGAAGCCATAAATAATATTTTAAAATAATAGCTATTAGACAAAAAATGAAAAAATTGGTAGAATAAAAATAATCTCGTAACTCATAACTCGCAACTCATAACTCATAGCTTGTAAATCACAAAATTTTTATTTTGCGTTGCGAGTTGTGGGCTATGAGTTGCGAGAAATAAATATATGAATGAAGAAAAAACAATCGCCTCGGCTAAGGCCGGAGCC
It encodes:
- a CDS encoding DNA polymerase III subunit alpha; its protein translation is MKFTHLHVHSHYSLLDGLTKIDELIQKAKDEGSTSLALTDHGVMYGAIEFYQKCKKAGIKPIIGVEAYLAPGSRLDKNVKADERNYHLVLLAKNEIGYKNLIKLTSIAHLEGFYYKPRIDWEVLTKHKDGLIALTACLAGEIPKLITADKLDKAKKRILEYAELFGSGNFYLELQSHPNLENQAKVNRALINFSRELNLPLVATNDVHYLNKDDDEAQDVLLCLQTKKKKEDRDRMTMIGGDYSFRGVKEMTESFEHVPEAIANTETIAEACNLEIELGKIQLPYFSVPDGQNIDDYIDNLCHQGLIERYGKSYGEIDPVIRERMDYELTVIKKMGWPSYFLIVSDFVNWAKNNKIVVGPGRGSAAGSLVSYLLNITNIDPLKYDLLFERFLNPDRISMPDIDMDFADARRDEVLRYVENKYGKDHVSQIITFGTMAARAAIRDVGRVLGYPYELCDKLAKMIPMFSKIDQAVSEIGELKEIYRTDQAAKQVIDYAKRLEGVARHASTHACAVIITKDALTEYVPLQYASSSDRTIVSQFSMHPVEDLGLLKMDFLGLKNLTIIESAIKIIKNTRGLLIDIDKIPQDDELAYKLFQAGETTGVFQFESSGMKRYLRELKPTEFEDIIAMVALYRPGPMEWIPDYINGKQGKKKPNYLHPKLEPILSKTYGVAIYQEQVMQIARDLAGFTMAEADVLRKAVGKKIVKLLGEQKEKFIDGCVKNSIPSQLAEKIFSFIEPFAGYGFNRSHAACYALIGYQTAYLKARWPTEFMAALLTADQQNTDRIAIEIDECRHMGIKVMAPDINQSFDSFTVVTSGTEKNMAVNPDEAPDTIRFGLKAVKNIGDHIAEEIIIERKKNGPYKDITDLLERVCDKDLNKKSLESLIKSGGLDKFGERGRLLGNMDNILEFNRETTKTKSNGQVSLFSDAPSLNFSRQLKLVSAPAATGREKLAWEKELLGLYVSEHPFSEFKQFLNQAVLPVARLAEHKADQQIYVGGVITKIKKIITRSNEPMLFVKIEDNSGSLEILVFPSLLKENNLIWQEGKVVLCQGKLSDKDQDLKLLANKAVELKIETAGEAIKKFTASGNGKNSHEPRKFFGYQRPKSYPPARLADPRYAESFSEARAPAKRAGTAPTAKHLIFEDDNLYINLNSSINASALEKLKQALLKNSGDKKVFFKLSSGAGANIKLVETDFKVDYNKFLVEAINNILK